One region of Ictalurus punctatus breed USDA103 chromosome 6, Coco_2.0, whole genome shotgun sequence genomic DNA includes:
- the LOC108266810 gene encoding small membrane A-kinase anchor protein, whose amino-acid sequence MGCIKSKCNKPTQNSSTVEKVDGGPGKKREEKAFLVYSEAAPDRDTAQVNPVLLDYAQRLSEEIVARAVQQWAEVDSRYSDIPYIECDLP is encoded by the coding sequence ATGGGATGCATCAAATCCAAGTGCAACAAGCCCACGCAGAACTCCAGCACGGTGGAGAAGGTGGACGGCGGGCCTGGGAAGAAGCGAGAGGAGAAGGCTTTCCTGGTGTATTCGGAAGCGGCGCCGGACCGGGACACGGCGCAGGTCAACCCGGTCCTTCTGGACTACGCACAGAGACTCTCGGAGGAGATCGTGGCTCGGGCCGTGCAGCAGTGGGCCGAGGTGGACAGCCGCTACAGTGACATCCCGTACATCGAGTGTGACTTGCCTTGA